In Liquorilactobacillus hordei DSM 19519, the following proteins share a genomic window:
- the ychF gene encoding redox-regulated ATPase YchF: protein MSLTAGIVGLPNVGKSTLFNAITNAGAEMANYPFATIDPNVGMVEVPDQRLARIDELIPAKKIIRTTFEFTDIAGIVKGASKGEGLGNKFLENIRQVDAIVHVVRAFDDDNITHVSNKVDPLDDIDTINLELILADLESVNKRYARVEKVARTKDKEAVAEFSVLQKIKPVLEAGKPVRSLEFEEEEQKIVKGLFLLTSKPVLYVANIAEEDMADPSSNSYVQQIQQFAADEGSQMLAVSAKTEEEIAQLDDADKKDFLEAEGVEESGLDRLIKAAYKLLGLATFFTAGGKETRAWTFKQGMKAPQVAGIIHSDFERGFIRAETFSFEDLDQHGSVAAVREAGRLRSEGKEYVVQDGDIIEFRFNV from the coding sequence ATGTCATTAACAGCTGGAATTGTGGGATTACCTAATGTTGGAAAATCAACATTGTTTAATGCGATTACTAATGCAGGAGCGGAGATGGCCAACTATCCGTTTGCTACAATTGATCCTAATGTAGGGATGGTTGAAGTACCAGATCAACGCTTGGCAAGAATTGATGAACTTATCCCAGCAAAGAAAATTATTCGTACAACCTTTGAATTTACTGATATTGCAGGAATTGTCAAGGGGGCAAGTAAGGGTGAAGGACTAGGTAACAAATTCTTAGAGAACATCCGCCAAGTTGATGCAATTGTACATGTTGTTCGTGCCTTTGACGATGATAACATCACGCATGTCAGCAATAAAGTTGATCCTTTAGATGATATCGATACTATTAATCTGGAATTGATTCTGGCAGATTTAGAAAGTGTTAACAAGCGCTATGCTAGAGTTGAAAAAGTTGCCCGGACGAAAGACAAAGAAGCAGTAGCTGAATTTAGTGTATTACAAAAAATCAAACCAGTGCTAGAGGCTGGAAAACCAGTACGTTCACTTGAGTTCGAAGAAGAAGAACAAAAAATTGTTAAGGGATTATTCCTGTTAACATCAAAACCAGTTTTGTATGTTGCCAATATTGCTGAAGAAGATATGGCAGATCCTAGTTCTAATAGTTATGTGCAGCAGATTCAGCAATTTGCTGCAGATGAAGGCTCACAAATGCTGGCAGTTAGTGCAAAAACAGAAGAAGAGATTGCACAATTAGACGATGCAGATAAGAAGGATTTTCTTGAAGCTGAAGGTGTTGAAGAATCAGGCTTAGATCGATTAATTAAGGCAGCATATAAATTGTTAGGACTAGCCACATTCTTTACTGCTGGCGGGAAGGAAACGCGCGCATGGACATTTAAGCAAGGAATGAAAGCACCACAGGTTGCAGGAATAATTCATTCTGATTTTGAACGAGGATTTATCCGCGCTGAGACATTCTCATTTGAAGACTTAGACCAACATGGCAGTGTAGCTGCTGTGCGTGAAGCTGGTCGTCTTCGCTCTGAAGGAAAAGAATATGTGGTTCAAGATGGCGATATTATTGAATTTAGGTTTAATGTATAG
- a CDS encoding DUF951 domain-containing protein — protein MQAEYELRDVVEMKKPHPCGTNSWEIIRLGMDIKIKCTGCGHLVMLPRREFNRKLKKILKKANIEE, from the coding sequence ATGCAAGCTGAATATGAATTACGTGATGTTGTTGAGATGAAAAAGCCGCATCCTTGTGGCACTAATAGTTGGGAAATCATTAGGTTGGGGATGGACATTAAGATTAAATGTACTGGCTGCGGTCACTTAGTAATGTTGCCTCGGCGTGAATTCAACCGTAAGCTAAAGAAAATACTAAAAAAAGCAAATATTGAAGAATAA
- a CDS encoding ParB/RepB/Spo0J family partition protein — MNKNNKGLGRGIEALFQDLEQVDDGKEVVTEIALDDIRPNPYQPRKIFDEEALSELSVSIKKSGVFQPIIVRKSSVKGYEIISGERRFRASKLAEKKSIPAIIREIDEASMMEIAILENLQREDLTPLEEAQAYNTLMGKLQLTQAQVSERLGKSRPYIANYLRLLGLPKEVKDMLQQEELSMGQARTLLALKDKKQVIPVAKKTVADNLTVRQLEQLVAKMNGDDKKTAKKIKKDPNAVYYEQSENALREKFGTKVAVKTSSRQGKGKIEIDYLSTSDFNRIMDILGINLD, encoded by the coding sequence GTGAATAAAAATAATAAAGGCCTTGGCAGAGGAATCGAAGCGCTTTTTCAAGACTTAGAACAAGTCGATGATGGTAAAGAGGTTGTTACGGAGATAGCCTTGGATGATATTCGTCCGAATCCTTACCAACCACGCAAGATATTTGATGAGGAAGCATTATCTGAACTCTCTGTTTCAATTAAGAAATCCGGTGTTTTTCAGCCAATCATTGTACGCAAATCGAGTGTTAAGGGTTACGAGATAATTTCTGGTGAAAGACGTTTTCGTGCTTCTAAATTGGCAGAAAAGAAGAGTATTCCTGCGATTATTCGTGAGATTGATGAAGCAAGTATGATGGAAATTGCAATTCTTGAAAATTTACAACGTGAAGATTTGACACCGCTTGAAGAAGCGCAGGCTTATAATACCTTGATGGGTAAGTTGCAACTTACCCAGGCACAGGTTTCTGAACGACTTGGAAAAAGCAGACCATATATTGCTAATTATTTAAGACTATTAGGCTTACCCAAAGAAGTTAAAGATATGCTGCAACAAGAAGAATTGTCAATGGGACAGGCACGTACATTGTTAGCTTTGAAAGACAAGAAACAGGTTATTCCGGTTGCGAAGAAGACGGTTGCCGATAATCTAACTGTACGTCAGCTTGAACAATTAGTTGCTAAAATGAATGGTGACGATAAAAAAACGGCAAAAAAAATAAAAAAAGATCCAAATGCGGTTTATTATGAGCAAAGTGAGAATGCATTACGAGAGAAGTTCGGAACAAAAGTTGCAGTTAAAACAAGTTCTAGACAAGGTAAGGGCAAGATTGAGATTGATTACTTATCGACATCTGACTTCAATCGAATCATGGATATACTTGGAATAAATCTTGATTAA
- a CDS encoding ParA family protein: MGIVIALANQKGGVGKTTTSVNLGACLADLGKKVLLIDSDAQGNATSGVGVHKTEIEKDIYDVLVNEYPIADTIIATSHKGLDIVPATIQLSGAEIELTSQMARESRLLDAVKQIKDTYDYILIDCPPSLGLLTINAFSASDSILIPVQSEYYALEGLSQLINTIKLVQKHFNPQLAIEGVLMTMLDARTNLGSQVVDEVQKFFKDKVYKTVIPRNVRLSEAPSHGLAIVDYDPASRGAKEYMALAKEVLANHGE; this comes from the coding sequence ATGGGGATTGTAATAGCACTTGCCAACCAAAAAGGTGGCGTAGGCAAGACAACCACAAGCGTCAACTTGGGAGCTTGTCTGGCAGACCTAGGCAAGAAAGTCTTATTGATTGATTCAGATGCACAGGGAAATGCTACAAGCGGTGTTGGAGTTCACAAAACAGAGATTGAGAAAGACATTTATGATGTTTTAGTTAATGAGTATCCAATTGCTGATACGATTATTGCCACAAGTCATAAGGGGCTAGATATTGTTCCTGCAACGATTCAATTGTCAGGCGCAGAGATTGAGTTAACCTCGCAGATGGCGCGAGAATCGCGATTGTTGGATGCTGTTAAGCAGATTAAAGACACATATGATTATATTCTGATTGACTGTCCTCCTTCTCTTGGCTTACTAACTATTAATGCTTTTAGTGCCAGTGATTCAATCTTGATTCCAGTCCAAAGCGAGTATTATGCACTAGAAGGACTTAGTCAACTGATAAATACAATTAAGCTTGTCCAAAAACATTTTAACCCGCAATTGGCAATTGAAGGTGTTCTAATGACAATGTTGGATGCACGAACCAATCTGGGCTCACAAGTTGTTGATGAAGTACAGAAGTTCTTCAAGGATAAGGTCTACAAGACAGTGATTCCGAGAAATGTTCGTTTGTCAGAAGCACCAAGTCATGGGCTCGCAATTGTTGATTATGACCCCGCATCAAGAGGTGCCAAGGAATATATGGCATTAGCAAAGGAGGTATTGGCTAATCATGGTGAATAA
- the noc gene encoding nucleoid occlusion protein: MAFSFWNKDKKTEVQTQSVREIELSQIVPNRFQPRKVFEEEKIVELANTIRDHGLLQPIIVREYQENQFEIIAGERRFRAVSLLQWEKISAIVKEMTDTEAASLAVIENLQRESLTAIEEAKAYHELMELNKLTQTELAKALGKSQSFVANKLRLLKLAPYVQRVIMQRKVLERHGRSVLSLEDEKQIEVIKQVIDKQLTVKETEALVLKELEKKEQPVNQIKKKTQRNKALHDTRIAVNTIKKSVKLIKENGMKVKTHEEEVPGFHRIVIDIPVDKKQQEDK; the protein is encoded by the coding sequence GTGGCATTTTCATTTTGGAATAAAGATAAAAAAACAGAAGTCCAGACACAATCAGTAAGAGAAATTGAACTTTCACAGATTGTGCCTAATAGATTTCAACCACGGAAGGTTTTTGAAGAAGAGAAAATTGTCGAGTTGGCTAATACAATTCGCGACCATGGTTTGTTACAACCGATTATTGTAAGAGAGTATCAGGAAAATCAGTTCGAAATTATTGCTGGTGAAAGACGTTTTAGAGCTGTTTCATTGCTACAATGGGAAAAGATTTCAGCAATTGTCAAAGAAATGACTGATACAGAAGCTGCGTCACTTGCGGTAATTGAGAATTTACAGCGTGAGAGCTTGACTGCAATTGAAGAAGCTAAGGCCTACCATGAACTGATGGAATTAAATAAGCTGACACAAACCGAGCTGGCTAAAGCACTTGGCAAGAGCCAATCATTTGTTGCAAATAAATTGCGATTACTCAAGTTGGCACCTTATGTCCAGCGGGTGATTATGCAACGAAAAGTCTTGGAACGTCACGGTCGCAGTGTGCTGAGCTTGGAAGATGAGAAGCAAATTGAGGTAATAAAGCAGGTCATTGACAAGCAATTAACAGTTAAAGAAACAGAGGCACTTGTCCTTAAAGAATTAGAAAAAAAGGAACAGCCAGTTAATCAAATTAAGAAGAAAACTCAACGTAATAAGGCACTTCACGATACACGGATCGCGGTAAATACGATTAAGAAGTCAGTTAAGCTGATTAAGGAAAATGGAATGAAGGTCAAGACACATGAAGAAGAGGTTCCCGGTTTTCATCGAATCGTGATTGACATTCCAGTTGATAAAAAACAGCAAGAAGACAAATAA
- the rsmG gene encoding 16S rRNA (guanine(527)-N(7))-methyltransferase RsmG yields the protein MNPTEFKQALLNLGIELDNHQMQQYEQYFQLLVDFNAHTNLTAITEKNEVYLKHFFDSILTGVAIPRLQEESLTLCDVGAGAGFPSIPLKIAFPQLEITIVDSLNKRILFLDQLANNLGLTGVSFFHARAEEFAGKKSQFRENFDIVTARAVARLNVLAELCLPLVKVGGSFVALKAQKAGAELDEAQFAIKTLGGKFAKDDKLILPVTGDERHIIEINKIKKTPVKYPRKAGTPGKKPLLG from the coding sequence ATGAATCCAACAGAATTTAAACAGGCTCTTTTGAACTTAGGAATAGAATTAGACAACCACCAAATGCAACAATATGAACAATACTTCCAGTTGCTAGTCGATTTTAATGCGCACACTAATCTAACGGCAATCACTGAAAAAAATGAAGTGTATCTAAAGCATTTCTTCGACTCGATTCTGACGGGTGTAGCAATTCCACGATTACAAGAAGAATCGTTGACCTTATGTGATGTAGGGGCGGGAGCAGGTTTTCCATCAATTCCTCTGAAAATAGCTTTTCCGCAATTGGAGATTACAATTGTGGATTCTTTGAATAAACGAATTCTTTTCCTAGATCAGTTAGCTAATAACCTCGGATTGACTGGTGTATCTTTCTTTCATGCACGAGCAGAAGAATTTGCAGGTAAGAAGAGTCAATTCCGTGAGAACTTCGATATTGTAACGGCTCGAGCTGTTGCACGTCTTAATGTTTTGGCTGAGTTATGCCTTCCCTTGGTAAAAGTCGGTGGAAGCTTCGTTGCGTTGAAGGCTCAAAAAGCTGGAGCGGAACTAGATGAAGCGCAATTTGCAATCAAGACATTGGGCGGTAAATTCGCTAAGGATGATAAATTAATACTTCCTGTAACAGGCGATGAACGTCATATCATTGAGATTAATAAGATCAAAAAAACACCTGTGAAGTATCCTAGAAAAGCAGGTACACCTGGGAAGAAGCCTCTGTTAGGGTAG
- a CDS encoding NAD(P)H-binding protein — MKIFIVGATGRVATKLIEQLALEGHEILAGARSPERVLKSPYVTPLKLDLHDELKTLSGIIKDVDVIYFVAGSRGKDLLQTDAFGAVKVMQVAKQNHINRFIMLSSAFSLEPEQWKRKGMESLLDYNIAKFFADNYLVHQSKLDYTILQATALIEGEGSHRIALNEKSGLKNTIQNVAETLAALIKADNTRKKIIKMSDGETPISEALAQM, encoded by the coding sequence ATGAAAATATTTATTGTTGGAGCCACAGGACGTGTCGCTACTAAACTAATTGAACAATTGGCTTTGGAAGGTCATGAAATTTTGGCGGGTGCAAGATCCCCAGAGAGAGTTTTAAAGAGTCCGTATGTTACCCCGCTGAAGTTGGACTTACATGATGAGCTTAAAACCTTATCAGGAATTATCAAGGATGTAGATGTTATTTACTTTGTTGCTGGCTCACGCGGAAAAGATTTATTACAAACCGATGCCTTCGGTGCTGTTAAAGTAATGCAAGTTGCAAAACAAAACCATATTAATCGATTTATTATGCTTAGTTCTGCTTTTTCTTTAGAACCAGAACAATGGAAGAGAAAAGGAATGGAGAGTCTGTTAGACTATAATATCGCTAAGTTCTTCGCTGATAATTATCTTGTCCACCAAAGTAAGCTAGACTACACAATCTTGCAAGCCACTGCATTAATTGAGGGAGAAGGCTCTCATAGAATTGCTCTTAATGAAAAGAGTGGCCTAAAAAATACAATTCAAAATGTGGCTGAAACACTGGCAGCTCTCATCAAGGCTGATAACACTCGTAAAAAGATTATTAAAATGAGCGATGGAGAAACTCCTATTAGTGAAGCTTTGGCACAAATGTAA
- a CDS encoding SemiSWEET family transporter, with protein sequence MRIDTSKYPEGKDAVSADRIKRLKILSKLATIMCIAMYISYIPQIISNFSGHPVGFLQPFVAMVNASLWTGYGWNKTYKDWPVIISNVPGIFFGLFTVITIYIH encoded by the coding sequence ATGAGAATTGACACATCAAAATACCCAGAAGGAAAAGACGCAGTATCAGCTGATAGGATTAAGCGTCTCAAAATACTAAGTAAATTGGCAACTATTATGTGCATTGCGATGTATATTTCATATATTCCTCAAATTATTAGTAATTTTTCAGGACATCCAGTTGGCTTTTTGCAGCCATTTGTAGCAATGGTGAATGCCTCACTTTGGACTGGCTATGGCTGGAATAAAACATATAAAGATTGGCCTGTAATAATTTCCAATGTTCCTGGCATTTTTTTTGGACTATTTACAGTTATTACGATATACATTCATTAA
- a CDS encoding DUF3923 family protein encodes MRLKMWWLGNLIWLLIFGTLSFVLMTRRIDGSGAVQTPKTRLVSLGVLAVFFIIILVIQLVILIFVRRKG; translated from the coding sequence ATGAGATTGAAGATGTGGTGGTTAGGAAACCTAATTTGGTTACTAATTTTTGGTACGCTGAGCTTTGTTTTGATGACAAGAAGAATTGATGGTTCAGGTGCAGTCCAAACACCAAAGACAAGGCTAGTTTCTTTGGGTGTTCTAGCAGTCTTTTTTATAATTATATTGGTGATACAGTTAGTTATCTTGATATTTGTGAGGAGAAAAGGGTAG
- a CDS encoding helix-turn-helix transcriptional regulator: MVVAKISELLKYKRQENGLTQAVVAKKLHVSRQAVSNWETGRHLPDVILIKKLANVYGTTTDELISGGEKAKVEKSNFTITLLYPLLLLITLITSRLTIASNSRALLVMDGLILLSVILVFLTKFADSKIQILMQIFSLTLFLSCTFINDILNDFSFQTTTFISSLILLWQLFSTYYYQKKE; this comes from the coding sequence ATGGTTGTAGCTAAGATATCAGAACTCTTAAAGTATAAACGACAAGAAAATGGGCTCACTCAAGCTGTTGTTGCCAAAAAATTACATGTTTCACGGCAGGCAGTCTCTAATTGGGAAACTGGGAGACATTTACCAGATGTTATACTGATAAAAAAATTGGCGAATGTTTATGGAACTACAACGGATGAACTGATTAGTGGAGGAGAGAAAGCAAAGGTTGAAAAAAGTAATTTTACTATAACTTTGCTTTATCCGTTGCTGTTATTAATAACATTAATCACCAGCAGATTGACTATAGCTTCAAATTCACGGGCATTGTTAGTAATGGACGGATTAATCTTGTTGAGTGTCATACTAGTTTTTTTAACTAAGTTCGCAGATAGTAAAATACAGATTTTAATGCAGATATTTAGTCTAACCTTATTTTTAAGTTGTACATTTATTAATGATATTTTAAATGATTTTAGTTTTCAAACTACAACTTTTATAAGCAGTCTAATTCTATTATGGCAATTGTTTAGTACATACTACTACCAAAAAAAGGAGTAG
- a CDS encoding histidine phosphatase family protein, whose protein sequence is MLTNTTNIYFVRHALPDYSWADDATMTLTQVGRDDSLAVLDVLKDISFDFCISSPYKRTLQTIEPLVSEKKLKVHTDERLKERVRGDIGENGDMLLKKRWENFDFHEKNGESMNSLQQRNMKVLSKILEQNRGETILFSTHGAALSAMLNHFDNEFGYSDFIRLQCFTPYVLKISFDENSKIVDKKEVLIIDKK, encoded by the coding sequence ATGTTAACGAATACAACGAATATCTATTTTGTTCGTCATGCATTGCCTGATTATTCTTGGGCAGATGATGCAACGATGACATTAACTCAAGTTGGAAGAGATGATTCTTTAGCGGTACTTGATGTGCTTAAGGATATCTCTTTTGATTTTTGTATCTCAAGTCCCTACAAGAGAACCTTACAGACAATTGAACCACTAGTTTCTGAAAAAAAACTTAAGGTGCACACGGATGAACGTTTAAAAGAAAGAGTTCGCGGCGATATTGGTGAAAATGGGGATATGCTACTTAAAAAAAGATGGGAAAATTTTGATTTCCATGAAAAAAACGGCGAATCAATGAATAGTTTACAGCAAAGAAATATGAAGGTGCTTAGTAAGATTCTTGAACAGAATCGAGGAGAAACGATATTATTTTCAACTCATGGAGCGGCCTTAAGTGCTATGCTTAATCATTTCGATAATGAATTTGGATATTCAGATTTTATCAGATTACAGTGTTTTACTCCGTATGTGTTGAAAATAAGCTTCGATGAAAATAGTAAGATTGTTGATAAAAAGGAAGTTTTAATTATAGACAAGAAATAA
- a CDS encoding DUF4767 domain-containing protein, with amino-acid sequence MKLCRVLVTPFLVALLLTTTACSSNSQPAFANKDSKNTSTQKKIGESSTKKKHGNTVASASSKNTGSSSNSDTAKSGYWNSSKAVALSKFMDQWQETMNQQYESYTPAKNVNFYGVNYPDELAKKTTAVDNQQVSIEWSNTGKGKKEYEVVAVYSDAEHVQDMGEHLYLFVLHNGQPKVLVTQQNQGMPDNLIHFKQTENTVLNTGFANIIKGQSATIPSSNSQSQKATSIVPTALRRTWYGYDDEGNLNTITITDDTLIANGSKTYLHTRDTNVDPAQEPQHDDWGSASTTNVRGINFLNIRGWNQTAGDGDSYGVKQENADGQNIDVMIEAGGADFWCSQTYYTSTDLAKKLQGQKYDDITYYDDAN; translated from the coding sequence ATGAAATTATGTAGAGTTTTAGTAACGCCTTTTTTAGTTGCTTTATTATTGACAACTACCGCTTGCAGTTCCAACAGCCAACCTGCTTTTGCCAACAAAGACAGTAAAAATACGTCTACACAGAAAAAGATAGGCGAGTCTTCAACGAAGAAGAAGCATGGTAATACTGTTGCTTCTGCTAGTTCAAAAAATACTGGTTCAAGCAGTAATAGTGATACAGCTAAATCCGGTTATTGGAATAGTAGTAAAGCAGTTGCGTTGAGCAAGTTTATGGATCAGTGGCAAGAGACGATGAATCAGCAATATGAGAGTTATACACCAGCTAAGAATGTTAATTTCTATGGGGTAAATTATCCAGATGAATTGGCGAAAAAGACGACTGCAGTTGACAATCAACAAGTTTCAATTGAATGGTCGAATACGGGAAAAGGCAAAAAGGAGTATGAAGTGGTAGCCGTCTACTCTGATGCTGAACATGTTCAAGATATGGGTGAGCATCTGTATCTTTTTGTGTTGCATAATGGTCAGCCTAAAGTACTGGTTACGCAACAGAATCAGGGCATGCCAGATAATTTAATTCATTTCAAACAAACGGAGAATACGGTTTTGAACACAGGTTTTGCCAATATTATTAAGGGACAAAGTGCAACGATTCCAAGTTCCAACAGTCAGAGTCAGAAGGCAACCTCAATTGTTCCGACTGCCTTGAGACGGACATGGTACGGTTATGATGATGAAGGCAATCTTAATACGATCACAATTACAGATGACACTTTGATTGCCAATGGGTCTAAGACTTACTTACATACACGTGATACCAACGTTGATCCAGCACAAGAACCACAACATGATGATTGGGGTAGTGCTAGTACAACCAATGTTCGTGGAATTAATTTTCTGAATATTAGAGGTTGGAATCAAACTGCTGGTGATGGCGACAGTTATGGGGTTAAACAAGAAAATGCTGATGGGCAGAATATTGATGTGATGATTGAAGCGGGCGGTGCCGATTTTTGGTGTTCACAGACATATTATACTTCGACTGATCTAGCTAAAAAACTGCAGGGTCAGAAATATGATGATATTACCTACTATGATGACGCCAATTAG
- the fliS gene encoding flagellar export chaperone FliS, giving the protein MGYENVKKSYLKNQVMSASPNKLIEMLYQGAIKSVKIAGLAIENDNPKKAHKELVRAQDILMELKGSLNTEVGGDVPENLESLYEFMYQQLVKANMNKDQTLLPPVVKMLTELLDAWTQITTEEK; this is encoded by the coding sequence ATGGGCTACGAAAATGTTAAAAAAAGTTATTTAAAGAATCAAGTAATGAGTGCTTCACCTAATAAACTAATTGAAATGTTGTACCAAGGCGCGATTAAGAGTGTTAAAATTGCTGGGCTCGCAATTGAAAATGATAATCCTAAAAAAGCACATAAGGAATTGGTTCGAGCACAAGACATCTTGATGGAGCTTAAAGGCTCGCTAAATACTGAAGTTGGGGGCGATGTCCCTGAGAATCTTGAATCTTTATATGAATTCATGTATCAGCAGCTTGTTAAGGCTAATATGAACAAGGACCAAACTTTATTGCCACCTGTTGTTAAAATGTTGACGGAGTTGCTTGATGCTTGGACGCAAATTACAACGGAAGAAAAATAG
- the fliD gene encoding flagellar filament capping protein FliD: MASITTTNGISSTLGQYSGITADDIEALLQADSAGKTKAQSQITTLTDQKTAWSDVKTRLNNFLTKVTALQSDDTYQTKKVTTSDATIASITGDTSAAEGTYDLKVDQLATASKITGTQLDVKNSKTAVGASGSLTLTSAETDTNGQAKTFSFDISDTDTLNDIAAKINKQTSSSSIKASVVDNRLVLTDNKMGARNISVAGDAATSLGLGSGATTAKGKSAIFELDGMKITRDTNTVSDAIEGTTFTLSKVSDSHVTLSLTNDTSKTVSAVNDMVTQYNSLMSLINDDLSVGDPSKSDNTTGKLAGDSELMRLQTSLRNMITNPYVTGSSLNPSEVGISLVDRDGTLGLDQDKLNKAITDDPTAVKNMFYQSTKSSVGTVTSESGYAADLSKMLNTYLVDSSSNKGIIATKSAGYDSSIKDLNSQIDNFNIMLEAKKTQYVDMFTRLDQAMMEAQSQMSYFTTQTSSLSS; encoded by the coding sequence ATGGCAAGTATTACAACCACTAATGGAATCAGCAGTACTTTAGGGCAATATTCAGGGATTACGGCTGATGATATTGAAGCTTTATTGCAAGCTGATTCTGCTGGTAAGACTAAAGCCCAGAGTCAAATAACAACTTTAACTGATCAAAAGACAGCCTGGAGCGATGTTAAAACCCGCCTAAATAATTTTCTGACCAAGGTGACAGCTCTACAGTCTGATGATACCTATCAGACTAAGAAAGTAACAACATCAGATGCGACGATTGCTTCGATTACTGGAGATACATCGGCTGCTGAAGGAACTTATGACTTAAAAGTTGATCAGTTGGCAACCGCCAGCAAGATTACCGGTACTCAACTTGATGTTAAAAACAGCAAAACCGCTGTTGGAGCTTCTGGTTCATTAACATTAACTAGTGCAGAAACAGATACTAATGGGCAAGCTAAGACTTTCAGCTTTGACATCAGTGACACTGACACTTTGAATGACATCGCTGCTAAGATTAATAAACAAACTAGTAGTTCCAGCATCAAAGCCAGCGTGGTTGATAACCGCTTAGTTCTGACTGATAATAAGATGGGAGCACGTAATATTAGTGTTGCTGGTGATGCTGCTACAAGTCTGGGACTTGGGAGTGGAGCAACAACTGCCAAGGGGAAATCAGCCATTTTTGAACTTGATGGTATGAAAATTACGCGTGATACTAATACGGTTAGTGATGCAATTGAGGGAACGACATTTACGCTCTCAAAAGTTAGCGATAGTCATGTTACGCTTTCTTTAACCAATGATACGTCTAAGACAGTTTCAGCAGTTAATGATATGGTAACCCAGTATAATAGTTTAATGAGTTTGATTAACGATGACCTTAGTGTTGGTGACCCTAGTAAATCAGACAATACAACTGGTAAATTAGCGGGTGATAGTGAATTAATGCGTCTGCAAACATCTTTGCGCAATATGATTACTAATCCCTATGTCACTGGTAGTAGTTTAAACCCAAGTGAGGTTGGAATTTCACTTGTTGATCGTGATGGAACATTAGGGTTAGATCAAGATAAGCTGAACAAAGCAATTACAGATGATCCAACTGCGGTTAAGAATATGTTCTACCAATCAACCAAGAGCTCAGTTGGAACCGTTACTTCTGAATCTGGCTATGCTGCAGATTTGTCTAAGATGCTGAATACTTATTTAGTTGATAGTTCATCTAATAAGGGCATTATTGCAACTAAATCCGCAGGTTATGATTCGAGCATTAAAGATCTAAATAGTCAGATTGATAATTTTAATATAATGCTAGAAGCTAAGAAAACACAATATGTTGATATGTTCACCCGCCTTGATCAAGCCATGATGGAAGCACAGTCACAAATGAGCTACTTTACAACCCAGACATCGTCACTTTCAAGTTAA
- a CDS encoding flagellar protein FlaG: MEIEKIQPVPPTPRVQPIETGSDLDGTNLDLRRLAQDLLSDKGEKKTINEKVSSKEDEDKSDATLQAIPQAQLEQAVDEMNKHLLGRDVRMRFKVHKTTGRTYVQLINMKNDDVIKEIPPTKMLDVIGSIWKQMGIVVDKKG; encoded by the coding sequence ATGGAAATTGAGAAGATTCAGCCAGTTCCACCGACACCGAGGGTTCAACCGATTGAAACGGGCAGTGATTTAGATGGAACAAACTTAGACCTGCGTCGTCTAGCCCAAGATCTTTTGTCGGATAAAGGTGAGAAGAAGACGATTAATGAGAAGGTATCTTCTAAAGAAGATGAGGATAAAAGTGATGCTACGTTGCAGGCAATACCACAGGCGCAGTTGGAACAGGCTGTGGATGAAATGAATAAACATCTGCTTGGACGTGATGTTCGCATGCGCTTTAAGGTTCATAAAACAACTGGACGGACTTATGTTCAGTTGATTAATATGAAGAATGACGATGTTATTAAGGAAATTCCACCAACTAAAATGTTGGATGTAATTGGCAGTATCTGGAAACAGATGGGTATTGTCGTTGATAAGAAAGGATAG